Proteins encoded in a region of the Clostridium beijerinckii genome:
- a CDS encoding OmpA family protein, whose protein sequence is MKKNTKKEKDDTERWMLSYLDFITLMMIFFLMMYAISNVDTKKSQTLANSLKIGFNSGNGENIIAVSDSSNSPPTVIDQQNTQNNSDSIAEEEKLSHVKKKVDDLVNNSELKGSVTTSIQERGLIISFNDSVFFNSGQSTIKPDWQGKLISISKILNDIDNYIHVEGHTDNVAINNDYFHSNWQLSAVRAANVVEFLISKGNVKPERLSSVGYGEYRPVKDNNTEDGRAANRRVDIVILNTKFNNSEIPKE, encoded by the coding sequence ATGAAAAAGAATACAAAAAAAGAAAAAGATGATACTGAGAGATGGATGTTATCTTACCTTGATTTTATAACATTAATGATGATTTTCTTTTTAATGATGTATGCTATTTCTAATGTAGATACTAAAAAATCTCAAACCCTAGCAAATTCATTGAAAATTGGATTTAATAGTGGTAATGGAGAAAATATAATAGCAGTATCTGATAGTTCAAATTCTCCTCCTACTGTAATTGATCAACAAAATACTCAGAATAATTCAGACTCTATAGCAGAAGAAGAAAAACTATCTCATGTAAAAAAGAAAGTAGATGATCTTGTAAATAATTCCGAGCTAAAAGGAAGTGTTACTACATCCATTCAAGAAAGAGGACTCATAATAAGTTTCAATGATAGCGTATTCTTCAATAGTGGCCAATCTACTATAAAACCTGATTGGCAAGGTAAATTAATATCCATCTCAAAGATTTTAAACGATATTGATAACTATATACATGTTGAAGGACATACTGATAACGTTGCTATTAATAATGATTATTTTCATTCTAACTGGCAGCTTTCAGCTGTAAGAGCCGCAAATGTAGTAGAGTTTTTAATTTCTAAAGGAAACGTTAAACCTGAAAGATTATCTTCAGTAGGCTATGGAGAGTATAGACCTGTTAAAGATAACAATACCGAAGATGGCAGAGCTGCAAACAGAAGAGTTGATATAGTAATACTAAATACTAAATTTAATAATTCTGAAATCCCAAAAGAATAA
- the pyrR gene encoding bifunctional pyr operon transcriptional regulator/uracil phosphoribosyltransferase PyrR, producing the protein MKLKSVLLDEKAVNRTLIRISHEIIERNKGIDELVLLGIKTRGYPLAKRIASYIKGIEGVDVPVGSVDITLYRDDLTKISEDLEIKNLDLGLEIKDKKIIIIDDVLYTCRTARAAIDAIMDVNRPRGIQLAVLIDRGHKELPIRADYVGKNIPTSKNEVIAVSLKEIDGEDSVKIFDK; encoded by the coding sequence ATGAAATTAAAATCAGTTTTATTAGATGAAAAAGCTGTTAATAGAACATTAATAAGAATTTCTCATGAAATAATTGAAAGAAATAAAGGAATAGATGAACTAGTTTTACTTGGAATTAAGACTAGAGGGTATCCGCTTGCAAAAAGAATTGCTAGCTATATAAAGGGAATAGAAGGGGTAGATGTTCCAGTTGGATCTGTAGATATAACATTGTACAGAGATGATTTAACTAAGATAAGTGAAGATTTAGAGATTAAGAATTTAGATTTAGGTCTTGAAATAAAAGATAAAAAGATAATTATAATTGATGATGTTTTATATACATGTAGGACAGCAAGAGCAGCTATAGATGCAATTATGGATGTAAATAGACCTAGAGGTATTCAATTAGCGGTTCTTATAGACAGAGGGCATAAAGAACTACCAATTAGAGCAGATTATGTGGGTAAAAACATTCCAACTTCTAAAAATGAGGTTATAGCAGTATCTCTAAAAGAAATTGATGGAGAAGATTCAGTGAAAATATTTGATAAATAG
- a CDS encoding flagellar motor protein, with amino-acid sequence MDIMTILSVLFAFICIIVGFIIEGGKPIALLQPTAAMIVIGGTLGAVGISFPSSTLKKFPKVLSIAFKKKEIDLKGYIDYFKGVSIKTRRDGLLSLESELTDDALDPFVKKGLQMVVDGIDPSSVKSILNTKLEQLSTRHENCIEMFTSAGGYAPTMGIVGTITSLVIILSALSDVAAMGEKIAVAFVATLYGLATANLFWLPIASKLREINKEEIAEKEMIIEAVLLIQEGVNPNTLVSKLVSYLTEDEAKDLEEI; translated from the coding sequence ATGGATATTATGACAATTTTAAGTGTACTATTTGCATTTATTTGTATTATAGTAGGCTTTATTATTGAAGGGGGAAAACCTATAGCTTTACTGCAACCAACTGCAGCAATGATAGTTATTGGTGGAACACTAGGTGCAGTAGGAATTTCATTTCCTTCCTCAACATTGAAAAAGTTCCCAAAAGTATTATCAATAGCTTTCAAAAAGAAAGAAATTGATCTTAAGGGGTATATAGACTATTTCAAAGGAGTGTCAATTAAAACGAGAAGGGATGGGCTTTTGAGTTTAGAATCTGAACTAACAGATGATGCCCTAGATCCATTTGTAAAAAAAGGGCTGCAAATGGTTGTGGATGGTATAGATCCATCCTCTGTAAAAAGCATCTTAAATACCAAGCTCGAACAGCTTTCTACAAGGCATGAAAATTGTATTGAAATGTTCACCTCTGCAGGTGGCTATGCTCCTACTATGGGAATAGTAGGAACTATAACAAGTTTAGTTATAATACTGAGCGCCTTAAGTGATGTAGCTGCAATGGGTGAAAAAATTGCTGTTGCATTTGTAGCTACTCTATATGGTCTTGCTACAGCAAATCTTTTTTGGCTTCCTATAGCAAGTAAATTAAGAGAAATAAATAAAGAAGAGATTGCTGAAAAAGAAATGATCATTGAAGCAGTATTACTCATTCAAGAAGGAGTTAATCCAAATACCTTGGTAAGTAAGCTTGTTAGTTATCTAACCGAAGATGAAGCTAAAGATTTAGAAGAAATTTAA
- a CDS encoding THUMP domain-containing class I SAM-dependent RNA methyltransferase, whose translation MYELIATSTFGIESITAKELRALGYEDLKIENGRVTFEGDEMDIAICNIHLRTADRVLIKMAEFEAKSFEELFQGTKKVEWSKIIPEDGVMHVVGKSIKSTLHSVPDCQSIVKKAVVKSMSESYGIETFSESGPVYKIEVAILKDIVTLTIDTTGPGLHKRGYRELAGAAPLKETLAASMLLISRWNDGFELIDPFCGSGTILIEAAMIAQNIAPGVNRSFVCETWPSITKDIFDSVREGAKKSEKNKDIKLIGYDIDYRVLKVAMENAKKAGVDKYIQFQKRDFMEFSTSRKYGFVVSNPPYGERIGEKEILPTLYKHMGNTKRKLEDWDFNILTSFEPFEKTFGLKSTKNRKLYNGKIKCYYYQYFDNNKIKNAGDILINELIK comes from the coding sequence ATGTATGAGTTAATTGCAACAAGTACTTTCGGAATAGAAAGCATAACTGCAAAAGAATTAAGGGCACTTGGTTATGAAGATTTGAAAATTGAAAACGGAAGAGTAACTTTTGAGGGAGACGAAATGGATATAGCAATTTGCAATATTCATTTAAGAACTGCGGATAGAGTACTTATAAAAATGGCAGAATTTGAAGCTAAATCTTTCGAAGAACTTTTTCAAGGGACTAAAAAAGTAGAATGGAGTAAGATAATTCCTGAAGACGGAGTTATGCATGTTGTTGGCAAAAGTATTAAATCAACGCTTCATAGTGTTCCTGACTGCCAATCTATAGTTAAAAAAGCTGTTGTTAAAAGTATGAGTGAAAGCTATGGCATAGAGACATTCAGCGAAAGTGGACCAGTTTATAAAATAGAAGTAGCTATCTTAAAAGATATAGTTACGCTTACTATAGATACAACAGGACCAGGATTACATAAAAGGGGTTATAGAGAACTTGCCGGAGCAGCACCATTAAAAGAAACTTTAGCAGCTTCAATGCTTCTAATCTCAAGATGGAATGACGGGTTTGAATTAATAGATCCATTTTGTGGTTCGGGGACAATTTTAATTGAAGCGGCTATGATAGCTCAAAATATTGCACCAGGAGTAAACAGAAGTTTTGTATGTGAAACATGGCCTTCAATTACTAAAGATATATTTGATTCAGTAAGAGAAGGTGCAAAAAAATCTGAAAAGAATAAGGATATAAAACTAATAGGATACGATATAGACTATAGAGTTCTTAAAGTTGCTATGGAAAATGCAAAAAAAGCAGGAGTTGATAAATATATACAATTTCAAAAGAGAGATTTTATGGAATTTTCAACTTCAAGAAAGTATGGATTTGTAGTTTCAAATCCACCATATGGAGAAAGAATCGGTGAGAAGGAAATATTACCTACACTATATAAACATATGGGAAATACAAAGAGAAAGCTGGAAGATTGGGATTTTAACATATTAACATCTTTTGAGCCATTTGAAAAAACATTTGGATTAAAATCAACAAAGAATAGAAAATTATACAATGGAAAAATAAAATGTTATTATTATCAATATTTTGACAATAATAAAATTAAAAATGCTGGTGATATATTAATAAATGAATTAATAAAGTAA
- a CDS encoding RNA-binding protein, which translates to MKEKIAKYFTDDDRNDALNLYEKYLLARDKNITVFGKNFYTPNIWMWFEKNLSSNDLKIESNGLLDDSERRMVSFNNIYKSPFPMKLIKIESTSKFSNLTHRDFLGGILSLGIERNKIGDLLVNNNTCYVPVHEEVEDFIIYNLSRISKVICNVKVVDDFEFLPKVNFEEVVVLVSSLRIDGIVSKIINISRSKAQAIIEQGQVLIDYVKIKDKSYELKGKERITIRGFGKFIVGNSVGNSKSGRIKIIIKKYT; encoded by the coding sequence ATGAAAGAAAAAATAGCAAAGTATTTTACAGATGATGATAGAAATGATGCATTGAATTTATATGAGAAATATTTACTAGCTAGAGATAAAAACATAACTGTATTTGGAAAAAATTTTTATACACCAAATATATGGATGTGGTTTGAGAAAAACCTCTCTAGCAATGATTTAAAAATTGAAAGTAATGGACTTTTAGATGATTCTGAAAGAAGGATGGTTTCTTTTAATAACATATATAAAAGTCCATTTCCTATGAAATTGATTAAAATTGAAAGTACTTCGAAATTTTCTAATCTTACTCATAGAGATTTTTTGGGCGGAATTTTATCTCTAGGAATAGAAAGAAATAAAATAGGTGATTTATTAGTAAATAATAATACTTGTTATGTGCCAGTTCACGAAGAAGTAGAAGATTTTATTATATATAATTTAAGCAGAATTTCTAAGGTTATTTGTAATGTAAAAGTGGTGGATGATTTTGAATTTTTACCAAAAGTTAATTTTGAAGAAGTAGTAGTTTTGGTTTCTTCTTTGAGAATTGATGGAATTGTTTCTAAGATTATAAATATATCTAGATCTAAAGCTCAAGCAATTATTGAACAGGGTCAAGTGCTTATAGATTACGTTAAGATAAAAGATAAAAGTTATGAACTAAAAGGAAAAGAAAGAATTACTATAAGAGGTTTTGGAAAATTTATAGTGGGTAATTCTGTTGGAAATAGCAAAAGTGGAAGGATAAAAATTATTATCAAAAAATATACATAA
- a CDS encoding YggT family protein, giving the protein MIYSVYIVIDMFLSILELAIFIECIVSWIPQIQGNKFIDLLHSFVNPVLEPIRKLQYRLSPGLPLDFSPIFALIIINFLQRIIP; this is encoded by the coding sequence ATGATATATAGTGTTTACATAGTTATTGATATGTTTCTAAGCATATTAGAGCTAGCTATATTCATAGAATGTATAGTTTCGTGGATACCACAAATTCAAGGGAATAAATTTATTGATTTACTACACAGTTTTGTTAATCCCGTTTTAGAACCAATTAGAAAGTTACAGTATAGATTAAGTCCTGGATTACCATTGGATTTTTCACCTATATTTGCATTGATTATTATAAATTTTTTACAAAGGATTATACCATAA
- a CDS encoding RluA family pseudouridine synthase produces MEKNVFIVDEKDRGERIDKYLAEIFVDKSRSFIQGLIEKDGIKVNNKTPKSNYKLRALDEIEVTFSEPEVLKVEAEEIPINILYEDKDVVVVNKPQGMVVHPAPGNYNGTLVNALLYHCKDLSSINGIIRPGIVHRIDKDTSGVLVVAKNDEAHNKLSEQLKDHSMKREYYALVEGRLKNDKGIIDKPLARNKRDRLKIGIVEGGKRAVTHYEVLERFNGYTLIKCILETGRTHQIRVHMASIGFPLVGDPLYGFKKQRFKLKGQMLHAKTLGFVHPSKNEYMEFTTELPEYFQEIIEKLRNELR; encoded by the coding sequence ATGGAGAAAAATGTTTTTATAGTTGATGAAAAAGATAGAGGAGAGCGAATCGATAAGTATTTAGCTGAAATTTTTGTTGATAAATCAAGATCTTTTATCCAAGGACTTATTGAAAAGGATGGTATTAAGGTTAATAATAAAACTCCTAAGAGTAATTATAAACTAAGAGCTCTTGATGAAATAGAAGTAACATTTAGCGAGCCTGAAGTATTAAAAGTAGAGGCTGAAGAAATACCTATTAATATACTTTATGAAGATAAAGATGTAGTAGTTGTTAATAAACCACAGGGGATGGTTGTGCATCCTGCGCCAGGAAACTATAATGGAACATTAGTTAATGCTCTGCTTTATCATTGTAAAGATTTATCTAGCATAAATGGAATTATAAGACCAGGAATAGTTCACAGAATTGATAAAGATACATCTGGAGTTTTGGTTGTAGCAAAAAATGATGAAGCCCATAATAAGCTTTCAGAGCAATTAAAAGATCACTCAATGAAGAGAGAATATTATGCTTTGGTTGAAGGAAGACTAAAGAATGATAAAGGTATAATTGATAAACCTTTGGCTAGAAATAAGAGAGATAGATTAAAGATAGGAATTGTAGAGGGAGGCAAAAGAGCTGTAACACATTATGAAGTTTTAGAAAGATTCAATGGCTACACATTGATAAAATGTATATTAGAAACTGGAAGAACACATCAGATAAGAGTTCATATGGCATCTATCGGATTTCCGCTAGTTGGTGATCCTCTTTATGGATTTAAGAAACAAAGATTCAAATTGAAAGGTCAAATGTTACATGCTAAGACATTAGGTTTTGTTCATCCAAGCAAAAATGAATATATGGAGTTCACAACAGAATTGCCAGAATACTTTCAAGAAATAATAGAAAAATTAAGAAATGAATTAAGATAA
- a CDS encoding cell division protein SepF, with protein sequence MGNVISKVKSLLGFEDYEEYDEYEEEQYEEQVKDEDEIEPVITNKKNSKVVNIHTSSTTKVTITKPVDYEEATEICEALKNRRIVLVNTTVLELKIAQRLLDFISGSCYALGGELQQIEKGVYILSPSNVEVTNELKNELSSKALFNWSK encoded by the coding sequence ATGGGTAATGTTATATCAAAAGTTAAATCTTTATTAGGGTTTGAGGATTACGAGGAGTATGATGAATACGAAGAAGAACAATACGAAGAGCAGGTGAAGGATGAAGATGAGATAGAACCTGTTATTACCAATAAGAAGAATAGTAAGGTTGTAAATATCCATACATCTTCAACTACAAAAGTAACAATAACTAAGCCAGTGGATTATGAAGAGGCAACTGAAATTTGTGAAGCACTTAAGAATAGAAGAATAGTTTTAGTAAATACAACAGTTTTAGAACTAAAGATTGCACAAAGATTATTAGATTTTATCAGTGGTTCATGTTATGCTTTAGGCGGAGAATTACAACAAATTGAAAAGGGAGTATATATTCTTTCACCATCAAACGTAGAAGTAACAAATGAATTAAAAAATGAACTAAGTTCAAAAGCTCTATTTAATTGGTCAAAATAG
- a CDS encoding YggS family pyridoxal phosphate-dependent enzyme, which translates to MGIKQNIEELRSKIPEQVTLLAVSKTKPLEDLEDAYMAGMRDFGENKVQELVKKSENFHEDVRWHFIGQLQSNKVKYLVDKVHLIHSLSSISLLNEIEKQFSKVNKVANTLIQINIGREESKSGILEEDLYEFIEAIEKCKFVSVKGIMVIIPIGDEESNRKYFKKTKKIFDELKEKNYNNISMKILSMGMTHDFMTAIEEGSNLVRIGTGIFGERNYNLGGENNG; encoded by the coding sequence ATGGGAATTAAGCAAAATATTGAAGAACTAAGATCCAAAATTCCAGAACAAGTAACGCTCTTAGCTGTTTCAAAAACAAAGCCATTAGAGGATCTAGAAGATGCATATATGGCAGGAATGAGAGATTTTGGGGAAAATAAAGTTCAAGAATTAGTAAAAAAATCCGAAAATTTTCATGAGGATGTACGATGGCATTTTATTGGACAGCTTCAAAGTAATAAAGTTAAGTATTTAGTAGATAAGGTACATTTGATACATTCTTTATCTAGTATTAGTTTGCTAAATGAAATTGAAAAGCAGTTTAGTAAAGTTAACAAGGTTGCTAATACTTTAATCCAAATTAATATTGGAAGAGAGGAAAGCAAAAGTGGAATTTTGGAAGAAGATTTATATGAATTCATAGAAGCAATTGAAAAATGCAAATTTGTTTCTGTAAAAGGTATAATGGTTATTATTCCAATAGGGGATGAAGAAAGCAATAGAAAATATTTTAAGAAAACAAAAAAAATATTTGATGAGCTTAAGGAAAAAAATTATAATAATATTAGTATGAAAATATTATCAATGGGGATGACTCATGATTTTATGACAGCTATAGAAGAAGGTTCTAACTTAGTAAGAATAGGAACAGGAATATTTGGAGAAAGAAATTATAATTTAGGAGGCGAAAATAATGGGTAA
- a CDS encoding DivIVA domain-containing protein, giving the protein MKLTPMDINNKEFKKGLRGYNSDEVDEFLDEVVDNYEELYKENANLKEKLANLNEKIEHYSKIESTIQNTLLLAQNAAEQAKNSAKKEAEFMIKNANETAQKIMDKAHNDVIQVNDEYERVKQEFIKFRAKYRNFMNAQLETFDDLEKDFIKNYNVSDPIEDDEVTNIEKIVEKEVASITSGVSENIETQENDPSLNDELNEIKSFFVQGE; this is encoded by the coding sequence ATGAAATTGACACCAATGGATATAAATAACAAGGAATTTAAAAAGGGATTAAGAGGATACAATTCTGATGAAGTTGATGAATTTTTAGATGAAGTAGTAGATAATTATGAAGAGCTCTATAAAGAAAATGCAAATCTAAAAGAGAAACTTGCTAATTTGAATGAAAAGATAGAGCACTATTCTAAAATCGAAAGCACTATACAAAATACATTGTTATTGGCTCAAAATGCTGCAGAGCAAGCAAAAAATTCGGCTAAAAAAGAAGCTGAATTTATGATAAAAAATGCTAACGAAACTGCTCAGAAGATTATGGATAAGGCACATAATGATGTTATTCAAGTAAATGATGAATATGAAAGAGTTAAGCAAGAATTTATTAAATTTAGAGCAAAATATAGAAACTTCATGAATGCACAATTAGAAACATTTGATGATTTAGAGAAGGATTTTATAAAAAATTATAATGTATCTGATCCAATAGAAGATGATGAAGTAACTAATATAGAAAAAATAGTTGAAAAAGAGGTTGCAAGCATTACAAGTGGAGTAAGTGAAAATATAGAGACTCAGGAAAATGATCCTTCATTGAATGATGAATTAAATGAGATTAAAAGTTTTTTTGTTCAAGGTGAATAA